The DNA sequence CCAGAACGCTCGGTGATTAATATTTGATCATCCGGTAACCAGGCCATACCCCAAGGATGCTCCAGACCTGTAACGATCGGCACGAGTTTGACCGCAGCAATCGATAGCTGATCGGCCTTGGGACTCAAGCGGTCACTGGGAACGGGGATCGCTTGAGCACAGCCCAGAATTGCTCCAACCCCGAAAAGTAGGCCAGTAACCTTAGCAATGGAGCGAGTTCGCATGGGCTATAGCCGAATTAAGGGTTCATTTTTGACCAATTGCTCCGAGTGTAACAAGGAGGGGGAATTGAAGAGCGGGTGGAGGAGCTAGCACTGCTGCAGTCTGTGGACATGCACTCGATCAAGGCAGCGGAGAAGTTGCGATCGCAGAACTCAGTCTGTAGTGCAATTCAGGTTTCCATTGGCACTGGACGACATAATCCCAATGAGGAGTATTTCTCGCAGTCGGCCTTAGCGAAGTTCGCGGTGCCGACTGCTGACACGCGCAAGCTGATCAATGCGGCAGGGCAAGCACTCCGGCGAATCTACAGGAAAGGGCCACACTATGCCAAAGCGGGGGTGATGCTGCTGGATATCTCCCAGGCCAACACGATGCAGGGACATCTCTTTCAAGAGAGGAACAGCGAGAAGGCGATCACGCTCATGAATACGGTCGATCAGCTCAATCGTCTGTATGGCCGCAGGGCGGTCTTCTTTGCTAGCGAGGGTTGCGATCAGCAGTGGGCGATGAAGCGGCAGCGGATGACGCAGGCGTATACGACGCGGTGGGAGGATTTGCCGGTGGTGAGATAGACATTACCACTCTCCTCTCAGGACAACACAAACAGTAGTTAAGCTCTGCGGCAAGATTGCATAACTAATCGATATCTAGAAATAGATCTATCCAAATCAATTCATCAACAATGTTGCCCATTGATACTCCAATCATCACTAATTTTAGAAAAGGCGATAAATACCCCTACTCATTCATTTTTCACTCATCAATATCAATACAAACGGATTTAGAGCAACTATAATAATTCCTCCATATAAAGTATAGAGATAGATTCGATATGACATCACCTCTCAATGAATCCACAAATAGCGCAGTTAAAGAAAAGATAGAAATCGGGAAAAACCTAT is a window from the Acaryochloris thomasi RCC1774 genome containing:
- a CDS encoding DUF4113 domain-containing protein gives rise to the protein MEELALLQSVDMHSIKAAEKLRSQNSVCSAIQVSIGTGRHNPNEEYFSQSALAKFAVPTADTRKLINAAGQALRRIYRKGPHYAKAGVMLLDISQANTMQGHLFQERNSEKAITLMNTVDQLNRLYGRRAVFFASEGCDQQWAMKRQRMTQAYTTRWEDLPVVR